A window of the Pseudomonas gozinkensis genome harbors these coding sequences:
- a CDS encoding glycosyltransferase family 4 protein, translated as MNLLIIHQNFPGQFRHVALEALRRRLGVIAIGRDTAPGIAGVKLFRYRPSRKMINGVHNYLYRYEEAVSDGQQVQRILKRLSQAGFRPDVVLAHPGWGESLFVKDVYPDVPLIHFCEYYYRAHGADSGFDPEFPSAMDATSRLRVLNSMHLLNVEQCDAGIAPTQWQRSLFPKIYQSKIRVIHEGIVQFSESQKVESVTLPSGRVLRAGQPVVTYVARNLEPYRGFHSFMRSIPYIQEKCPSAQIVVIGGDGVSYGRLPFGFLNWRRKMIAEVDFDASNVHFVGKLPYLTYRSVLSLSKAHVYLTYPFVLSWSLLEAMASGCVVVGSDTAPVREVIENGINGVLVGFFDAKEIAAAVGRVLTSSGEFDSMKEAARLTANKFDVVKGVSGYFDVFKSLTDGGRVE; from the coding sequence ATGAATCTTCTTATCATTCATCAGAATTTTCCTGGTCAGTTTCGTCATGTGGCGTTGGAAGCATTGCGCAGGCGTCTGGGCGTCATTGCAATTGGACGCGATACAGCGCCAGGTATTGCAGGGGTAAAGTTATTTCGTTATCGACCATCAAGGAAGATGATTAATGGCGTTCATAACTATTTGTACAGATATGAAGAGGCTGTTTCGGACGGGCAACAAGTTCAACGAATATTGAAGAGACTCAGCCAGGCAGGCTTTCGGCCTGATGTAGTTCTCGCTCATCCTGGGTGGGGTGAATCGCTATTCGTCAAAGACGTGTATCCAGATGTACCTCTAATTCATTTCTGTGAGTACTATTACCGAGCGCACGGGGCCGACTCTGGTTTTGATCCTGAATTTCCCAGCGCGATGGACGCGACTTCAAGGCTTAGAGTCTTGAATTCGATGCATCTCCTGAATGTTGAGCAGTGTGATGCCGGGATTGCACCTACACAATGGCAGCGCAGTCTTTTTCCGAAAATATATCAGTCTAAAATTCGCGTCATTCACGAAGGCATTGTTCAATTTTCCGAATCACAAAAGGTCGAGTCTGTAACGCTGCCAAGTGGGCGCGTGTTAAGAGCAGGTCAGCCTGTCGTGACTTATGTCGCCAGAAACCTCGAGCCGTACCGAGGCTTTCATAGTTTTATGAGATCCATTCCCTATATTCAGGAAAAGTGCCCGAGTGCGCAGATTGTTGTTATAGGTGGGGATGGCGTCAGTTATGGACGGCTGCCTTTTGGGTTTTTGAACTGGCGAAGAAAGATGATTGCGGAGGTGGATTTTGATGCTTCCAATGTTCACTTTGTTGGGAAGTTGCCTTATCTAACATACAGGTCGGTTCTGAGTCTTTCAAAGGCTCACGTGTATTTGACATATCCGTTTGTATTGTCGTGGTCTTTATTGGAAGCAATGGCGTCCGGCTGTGTTGTCGTCGGCTCAGATACCGCACCCGTACGTGAAGTTATCGAGAATGGGATTAACGGGGTGCTTGTGGGATTTTTTGACGCTAAAGAAATCGCCGCGGCAGTGGGCAGGGTTTTAACGTCTTCCGGTGAGTTTGACTCTATGAAGGAAGCAGCGAGGTTGACGGCAAACAAATTCGATGTGGTTAAGGGTGTAAGCGGATACTTTGATGTGTTTAAAAGCTTAACGGATGGTGGTCGCGTCGAGTGA
- a CDS encoding calcium-binding protein gives MSYIFSDLEKSEILQAANICEGMKFNVEEEEYFAMAVEGRNCAVLYRTLSNILGGKFLGGSAFDESVMGIFKDAKLWLDVAIDANGGVGAYSALIRAYTLRQGELRLNKKISDSKMQQSSNQVAVNLMNTLIKGSVEHGLAPWTVPSISQIAEIDASAIGEVLFRDDIGNVDTATRHNAGWSGTIGFSLLGGERPYETWRLISAGDPDSHIKGNHDLAKFNRLDDLKNILFAVDSYGIALQAVIKNFGLNMVESLFSVLPEQINIALASGSINPLIQHVVKGTPISPIVSLILRYNLNDFFDMLRRTYDGNSAATPTTEETFASNAYTFFSALSPSQSQSIVTRTIGEYGSAGDWAKLASQATPIGVALRNSLKQLSEIVIERADGFSGRELELYDPETGEGFITEQWLADRSEMLARLISRTNGSFGRNTVQTFSYSDLASGKQAPMTTGVSNPLVMFGDDGGRSFGGGTNTDHLYGGGGNDSISGLSGNDFIQGARGNDSLTGGDGNDALYGMAGDDVLVGGKGNDSLIGGPGNDRYEFFSGDGIDEIIEADADGALLINGLPIPALKRSAPLSNIWLTEDRAISLTLIEDLAENTLNIKYGLSDLIVVKNFKPGMLGIDLPDYQSQTFSVPDLVLQGDWKVKDNDPNVRGDQPSFDELGNAVLLPNVKQRNKADLLYGSPKDDLIVGLGGSDRLFGKNGNDRLFGDKSSTLEKALADAAKGKASRGDWLDGGQGDDLLVGTASRDVLLGGSGRDTLMGGAGDDNLSGDEATGAHEQSWEYKQINVQIPGGVTSFRTVFENSSLNQPLEGGNDVLYGQGGRDFINGGWGDDLLDGGSEDDTLAGGGGNDTLAGGSGNDTLFGDNLDWGGGLHGSHHGNDFLQGGDGDDALAGNGGNDVLYGGAGNDVLNGDDSVLQGISGDAALFFGSDFLDGGAGDDTLWGGAADDLLFGGRGNDELVGDYHEHPIRYHGDDYLDGGAGDDTLRGLGGSDTLIGGAGADALDGDEPNLKTGGIDDDHIHGDAGNDTLWGGLGADTLLGGADDDFLVGDYEQTSEAEHGADYLDGGSGNDTLLGSGGNDTLVGGEGVDYLRGGPGDNVFEGGAGNDYLEGMQGNDIFYFGVGDGLDVVTDTGGNNVVNFGDGFSAENLQAEIVNLDVGTALRLSNGIGDALLIRHPENWAGSTFRFNDGVILNFQDVIKLTVQPVDVTDPSATIAAVPDAGKMQDIESESEAVVQTPPDDLAASTEREGSETGRHTRWDSLFLSELNTKRSATRQASGFALNDQGVWVRSHIATDESGYAISAELIHEDVEAGVFSNTPEWMGAIAADAVVTERQSISATKTTFKFVKTEAAQLPKQKPKYYPSGSSYSGFSFNLGDAVVEDIDQAGAIQGWYVYPAGSFENHEIVRKAFRWSSTTQTIKHKVVQGNDAGGRVNLEVGNLFHGGAGDDLVATYAGSVLDYGGVNDRIPGAFLSAGAGNDTLLGSAGADYLISGPGEDWLYGENGPDTYIVEAHDGATTIIADVLDPVFLRPEVGASGWHEEFGGLDIDTVVLPEEAKPDKLKLTWGAVLVEVVNIELSPTPTRGAHRRPPRAQMLYTTIDIEWGGTQKVRIVLPNPNDIGGSGIERVRFSDGSSISFKDLVSRLGNTPDTYHHGVTVQDAARVKSFRDNRFLPLVGGRGNDTLSGTGEIRGMQGDDLLCGGSGDDVLYGGPGNDTLSGGGGNDVYKYDGLGRDLVVNAGGGIDGIDFSEVGLSIDQLKFHRERDDLVIVVSYGMSPKIRVSKHFSGGDAAISFISVQGEEGAVKNYTANQLAELLHPLPPLRDVEDILPRNDEEALRAMKEIIAFYELNV, from the coding sequence ATGAGCTATATATTCAGTGATTTGGAAAAGTCGGAAATTTTGCAGGCTGCAAATATTTGTGAGGGAATGAAATTCAATGTCGAGGAGGAAGAGTATTTTGCGATGGCAGTGGAGGGGCGAAACTGCGCTGTACTTTATCGTACATTGTCGAATATTTTGGGTGGGAAATTTTTAGGCGGTTCTGCGTTCGATGAGAGCGTAATGGGCATTTTTAAAGATGCCAAACTCTGGCTCGATGTAGCAATTGATGCAAATGGCGGAGTGGGCGCTTATTCTGCATTGATCCGAGCTTATACCCTGCGGCAGGGGGAGTTAAGGTTAAATAAAAAAATCAGCGATTCGAAAATGCAGCAGTCATCTAATCAGGTAGCTGTCAATCTCATGAATACGTTGATAAAAGGCTCCGTTGAGCATGGTTTGGCTCCATGGACTGTGCCCTCCATAAGCCAAATTGCAGAAATCGATGCGAGCGCGATTGGTGAAGTACTATTTCGTGATGATATTGGCAACGTTGATACAGCGACCCGTCATAACGCCGGATGGTCTGGAACAATCGGCTTCAGCCTGTTGGGTGGAGAAAGACCCTATGAAACCTGGCGATTGATCTCCGCTGGTGATCCGGACTCCCACATCAAAGGTAATCATGATCTCGCTAAGTTCAATAGGCTAGACGATCTAAAGAATATTCTGTTTGCCGTGGATTCATACGGTATAGCCTTGCAGGCAGTGATCAAAAACTTCGGGTTAAATATGGTCGAAAGCCTGTTTTCAGTCCTGCCCGAACAGATAAACATCGCTCTTGCCAGTGGCAGCATCAATCCGCTGATTCAGCATGTGGTGAAAGGTACGCCCATCTCACCCATTGTCAGCCTGATATTGCGATATAACCTGAATGATTTCTTTGACATGCTCAGGCGAACCTACGACGGGAACTCGGCCGCCACACCTACCACCGAGGAAACCTTCGCCTCCAACGCCTACACCTTTTTCTCCGCACTTTCTCCGTCTCAATCGCAAAGTATCGTTACCAGAACCATTGGCGAGTATGGCAGTGCCGGCGACTGGGCAAAGTTGGCCTCCCAGGCAACGCCAATCGGCGTCGCGTTACGCAATTCTCTAAAGCAGCTAAGTGAAATCGTGATTGAGCGGGCCGACGGTTTTTCCGGACGCGAACTGGAGCTTTACGACCCCGAAACGGGCGAGGGCTTCATCACTGAGCAGTGGCTTGCCGATCGCTCTGAAATGCTGGCCAGGCTGATTTCCCGAACCAATGGATCGTTCGGTCGAAACACTGTCCAGACCTTTTCCTATTCGGATCTGGCTTCGGGCAAACAGGCCCCGATGACCACCGGCGTCTCAAACCCTCTGGTCATGTTTGGTGATGACGGCGGTCGATCATTTGGTGGGGGAACGAATACCGATCATCTTTACGGCGGGGGCGGCAACGATTCCATCAGCGGACTGTCCGGAAATGACTTTATCCAGGGGGCTCGCGGCAATGATTCTTTAACAGGAGGCGATGGCAATGATGCGTTGTACGGTATGGCCGGTGACGATGTGTTGGTGGGTGGCAAGGGTAACGACTCTCTGATTGGCGGGCCGGGTAACGATCGGTATGAGTTCTTCAGTGGAGATGGAATAGACGAGATTATTGAGGCGGACGCTGATGGCGCGTTGCTGATAAATGGACTTCCGATCCCAGCTCTCAAGCGCAGTGCTCCGCTTAGCAATATCTGGCTTACGGAAGATCGGGCCATCAGCTTGACGCTCATTGAAGATCTGGCTGAAAACACGCTGAACATTAAATACGGACTAAGTGATCTCATCGTCGTAAAAAACTTTAAGCCAGGGATGCTCGGAATTGATCTTCCTGATTACCAAAGCCAGACGTTCTCCGTCCCCGACCTGGTCCTTCAAGGTGACTGGAAAGTCAAAGATAACGACCCCAATGTTCGCGGAGATCAGCCTTCCTTTGATGAGTTGGGCAACGCCGTGCTTTTGCCCAATGTTAAACAGAGGAACAAAGCCGACTTGCTTTATGGATCACCGAAAGACGACCTGATCGTTGGTCTTGGCGGGTCTGATCGACTGTTCGGTAAAAATGGTAACGACCGCTTATTCGGCGACAAGTCGTCGACGCTCGAAAAAGCCTTGGCTGATGCCGCGAAGGGAAAGGCCAGCCGCGGCGATTGGCTGGATGGTGGGCAGGGTGATGATTTGCTCGTCGGTACTGCCTCGCGAGACGTGCTGCTCGGTGGGAGCGGTCGAGACACGCTGATGGGGGGAGCAGGTGACGACAATTTATCCGGTGATGAAGCAACGGGAGCACATGAGCAAAGTTGGGAATACAAGCAAATCAACGTTCAAATCCCCGGTGGAGTCACTAGCTTTCGTACCGTCTTCGAGAACTCCTCTTTGAACCAACCTTTGGAGGGAGGCAATGACGTTCTCTATGGCCAAGGGGGCCGGGACTTTATCAATGGAGGCTGGGGAGATGATCTGCTTGACGGCGGAAGTGAAGACGACACATTGGCCGGGGGGGGAGGTAATGACACGCTGGCTGGCGGGAGTGGCAATGACACATTGTTTGGAGACAACCTCGATTGGGGTGGCGGTCTCCACGGCAGCCACCATGGCAACGATTTTTTGCAGGGCGGCGATGGCGATGACGCTCTAGCCGGCAACGGTGGTAACGACGTGCTGTACGGTGGCGCTGGCAATGATGTTCTGAACGGAGATGACAGCGTACTGCAAGGAATTTCGGGTGATGCGGCGCTTTTTTTCGGGAGTGATTTTCTGGATGGCGGCGCGGGGGACGATACCCTCTGGGGTGGAGCTGCGGATGACTTACTTTTCGGTGGCCGCGGTAACGACGAACTGGTTGGTGATTACCATGAGCACCCGATTCGTTACCACGGTGATGATTATCTCGATGGCGGTGCGGGTGACGACACACTCCGTGGCTTGGGTGGTTCGGACACTCTGATAGGCGGCGCAGGTGCCGACGCTCTGGATGGCGATGAGCCCAACCTGAAAACGGGCGGAATCGACGATGACCACATCCACGGTGATGCAGGAAACGATACGCTCTGGGGAGGTTTGGGCGCCGATACGCTTTTGGGCGGTGCCGATGATGACTTTTTGGTGGGGGACTACGAGCAAACATCCGAAGCGGAACATGGTGCCGATTATCTTGACGGCGGTTCAGGCAACGACACTTTGCTGGGCAGTGGTGGAAACGACACGCTGGTTGGCGGTGAGGGAGTCGATTATTTACGCGGCGGCCCTGGCGATAACGTGTTTGAGGGTGGCGCCGGCAACGATTATCTGGAAGGGATGCAGGGTAACGATATTTTCTACTTCGGAGTGGGCGATGGCCTGGATGTAGTTACCGATACCGGTGGCAACAATGTCGTAAATTTTGGCGATGGGTTTTCTGCGGAGAACTTGCAGGCCGAGATCGTCAATCTTGATGTGGGCACGGCGTTGCGGCTGTCGAATGGTATCGGTGACGCGCTCCTGATTCGTCACCCTGAAAATTGGGCAGGTTCGACCTTCAGGTTCAACGATGGTGTGATCCTGAATTTCCAGGATGTAATCAAGTTAACGGTGCAACCGGTAGATGTAACGGATCCGTCCGCGACAATTGCTGCGGTACCCGATGCCGGAAAAATGCAGGACATTGAGAGTGAGAGCGAAGCAGTCGTCCAGACACCGCCCGATGACTTAGCCGCTTCTACTGAGAGGGAAGGCAGTGAAACGGGTCGTCACACCCGGTGGGATAGCCTTTTTCTTTCGGAACTGAACACAAAGCGCTCAGCGACCCGGCAGGCATCAGGATTTGCACTGAACGATCAGGGTGTTTGGGTTAGAAGTCATATTGCTACCGACGAAAGTGGCTATGCCATCAGCGCCGAACTGATCCATGAGGACGTTGAAGCCGGAGTCTTTTCCAATACACCTGAGTGGATGGGGGCGATTGCCGCTGACGCTGTGGTGACTGAAAGGCAGTCAATCTCTGCAACGAAAACCACGTTCAAGTTTGTAAAAACTGAAGCAGCGCAATTACCGAAACAAAAGCCGAAGTACTATCCGTCTGGCTCCAGTTATTCGGGGTTTTCGTTCAATTTGGGCGATGCTGTAGTTGAAGATATAGACCAAGCGGGCGCCATTCAGGGGTGGTACGTGTACCCCGCTGGCAGTTTTGAAAATCATGAAATTGTTCGTAAAGCGTTTCGCTGGAGCTCTACTACCCAAACGATCAAGCATAAAGTTGTTCAGGGTAATGACGCTGGCGGCAGGGTAAATCTCGAAGTGGGAAATCTCTTTCATGGCGGTGCGGGAGATGACTTGGTGGCTACCTATGCTGGTTCGGTGCTTGATTACGGCGGGGTGAACGACAGGATCCCGGGTGCATTTTTATCGGCTGGCGCAGGCAACGACACGCTGCTGGGCTCTGCGGGAGCCGATTATTTGATCAGTGGGCCGGGAGAAGATTGGCTTTACGGCGAAAACGGTCCCGACACTTACATCGTTGAAGCGCATGATGGCGCAACCACCATTATTGCCGACGTTCTTGACCCTGTTTTTTTGCGTCCCGAGGTTGGAGCCTCTGGGTGGCATGAAGAGTTTGGGGGGCTTGATATTGATACAGTCGTTCTTCCGGAAGAGGCGAAACCAGATAAGTTGAAACTAACCTGGGGCGCTGTGTTGGTTGAGGTGGTAAATATTGAACTGTCACCCACCCCAACGCGTGGGGCTCATCGTCGACCGCCTCGTGCCCAGATGCTGTACACGACAATCGATATCGAATGGGGCGGAACCCAAAAAGTACGAATCGTTTTGCCCAATCCGAATGACATCGGCGGTTCCGGAATTGAACGAGTGAGGTTTTCTGACGGATCGAGCATAAGTTTTAAAGACCTTGTTAGCCGATTAGGCAATACCCCCGATACTTATCATCACGGCGTCACTGTTCAGGACGCTGCTCGGGTTAAGTCTTTTCGAGACAACCGTTTTCTACCGCTCGTGGGTGGTCGCGGTAATGACACCCTCAGTGGCACTGGTGAAATAAGAGGGATGCAAGGAGATGATCTGCTGTGCGGTGGCTCAGGCGATGATGTGCTTTACGGTGGGCCGGGCAATGACACCTTGTCGGGTGGCGGGGGCAATGATGTTTATAAATATGATGGGCTTGGGCGAGACCTGGTAGTCAATGCCGGTGGCGGAATTGACGGTATAGACTTTTCGGAGGTCGGGCTGTCGATTGATCAACTCAAGTTCCACCGTGAACGGGATGATCTCGTCATCGTAGTCAGCTATGGCATGTCTCCAAAGATTCGTGTCTCCAAACACTTTTCAGGAGGCGATGCCGCTATCAGTTTCATCAGCGTTCAAGGAGAAGAGGGCGCTGTTAAAAATTACACGGCGAACCAGCTGGCTGAGCTTTTGCACCCTCTACCTCCCTTACGGGACGTAGAGGATATCTTGCCGAGAAATGATGAAGAGGCGTTGCGGGCAATGAAGGAAATAATCGCGTTTTACGAGTTGAATGTTTGA
- a CDS encoding enoyl-CoA hydratase/isomerase family protein, producing MNLHFEELTGTDGARIGVATLDAEKSLNALSLPMIHALSDKLNAWAKDPQIVCVLLRGNGAKAFCAGGEVRSLVEACRAHPGEVPPLAAQFFNAEYRLDYSLHTYPKPLICWGHGYVLGGGMGLLQGASIRIVTPSSRLAMPEISIGLYPDVGASWFLSRLPGKLGLFLGLTGAHMNGRDAIDLDLADRFLLDEQQQELIDGLLQLNWQEQTAMQLNSLLKALQQEAVAQMPEAQWLPRRQQIDEWLDVSDVTCAWKAISLQRDSSDLLIARAAKTMSEGSPLTAHLVWEQIIRARHLSLAEVFQMEYTLSLNCCRHPEFSEGVRARLIDKDHKPHWHWPDIARVPDAVVDAHFHKIWEGRHPLADLSPY from the coding sequence ATGAATCTGCACTTCGAAGAACTCACCGGCACCGACGGCGCGCGCATCGGCGTGGCCACGCTGGATGCCGAAAAGTCGCTCAATGCGCTGTCTCTGCCGATGATCCACGCCCTGAGCGACAAACTGAACGCCTGGGCCAAGGATCCGCAAATCGTCTGCGTGCTGCTGCGCGGCAACGGCGCCAAGGCCTTCTGCGCCGGCGGCGAAGTCCGAAGCCTGGTGGAAGCCTGCCGGGCCCATCCCGGTGAAGTGCCGCCGCTGGCCGCACAGTTTTTCAACGCTGAATACCGCCTGGATTACAGCCTGCACACCTACCCGAAACCGTTGATCTGCTGGGGCCATGGTTATGTGCTCGGCGGCGGCATGGGCCTGCTGCAAGGCGCGAGCATCCGGATCGTCACGCCGAGCAGTCGTCTGGCGATGCCGGAAATCAGCATCGGCCTGTACCCGGACGTCGGCGCCAGTTGGTTCCTGTCACGACTGCCGGGCAAGCTCGGTCTGTTCCTTGGTTTGACCGGCGCGCACATGAATGGCCGCGATGCGATCGATCTGGACCTGGCCGACCGTTTCCTGCTCGACGAACAGCAGCAGGAACTGATCGACGGCTTGTTGCAGTTGAACTGGCAGGAACAGACCGCCATGCAACTCAACAGCCTGCTCAAGGCGTTGCAGCAAGAAGCGGTGGCGCAGATGCCCGAGGCCCAATGGCTGCCGCGTCGACAGCAGATCGATGAATGGCTGGATGTCAGCGACGTGACCTGCGCCTGGAAAGCCATCAGCCTGCAACGGGACAGCAGCGATCTATTGATTGCTCGCGCGGCGAAAACCATGAGCGAAGGCTCGCCACTGACCGCGCATCTGGTCTGGGAACAGATCATCCGTGCCCGCCACTTGTCGCTGGCCGAAGTCTTTCAGATGGAATATACCCTGAGCCTCAATTGCTGCCGGCATCCGGAATTCAGCGAAGGGGTTCGGGCACGGCTGATCGACAAGGATCACAAGCCGCACTGGCACTGGCCGGACATCGCCCGGGTGCCGGACGCAGTAGTCGATGCGCACTTTCACAAGATCTGGGAGGGGCGGCATCCGTTGGCGGATCTGTCGCCATACTAA